The genome window AGTCGAAAACTCCCAGTAAATGCTTGATTAGAATCAAATCTAATTTCTGGGTTATAGTAGTAGTTAATCACTTCTACTAGTGGCACAGGCATAGTGCTACCTTCTAAATAAGACTGAACAGCGGATAAAATCTTTTGTCCAGCACCTTCAGCACTAAATTGTAGTCTTTCTGCAATAGCTGAGCCGCGAGCTTCAATAAGTACAACTAGTCGGGCAGTTTCACAAAATAGGCGTAGTAATTTAGTAAATGCCTGCATTGTAGGTGCATTAGAAAAATCATCCCAAAGGTTTTCTTGATTAAGTTTTGCCCAAAAATCCCAAACCGAAGGAGCGCAACTTCGCAAAACAGACCAAATCCAGGTTGTTGCCTCTAGCCATTTAGGGTTAAAACGTTTTTGTAATGAACTAGCGGCTTCTTCTCCTAAATTTGGCAAAGATTCTATGATACGTTTAAGTTTACCTAGAGAATGTACATCCTTTAACTTACCTAGAAAATCTTCTGCAATTGTCCAAGTGATATTTAGCATTTCTAAAAGCCGCACCTGGTCAGCAAGCATTAGGGCTGTAAATGGGTCAATTAACTCTTCACCCTCATCAACAGCTTGTTTAACCATAGTTGGTTTTAATACTACACTAAGGAAAGTGGGATGTTCTGGCCCAGGTTGACCTATAGCTTCCATTCCTCTAGTTACTCTCTTGGCGTAATCTTCACCTAGCATAGAAATTGCACGCCAACGGCCTGTTAATTTCCAAAAATCAGAAAGTAGGCGAAATCTTTCAGAGTCTTTTAAGACAGCCGAATCACTTGCTAACCCAAATGCTTGTGGGTTTAATTCTGCCATCCCGACTAGTGTTGCTAATGGGCTTCCCAATGGGCTTTTAGTAAGCATAGGACAATTAGCACCATCTAAAAGTTGTTCTAAAACAACTCCAATAGCATTAAATGCTGTAGTTACTTTAAGTTTTTGGTTTACATTTTCGTCAAATTCAGCTAGCCCACAAGAATGATAAGGATAAGAAGAAACATTGTTTGGCTGTTGGGCCTGAGTTGGAGCAGCAAGTTTTAGAAAGCGGTTTAACTCGTCTGTAGTACGACATTTTAGCAAAGCACTGTTATTAGCTAATAATAAAGAAGTTTCCGCACTAATACGTTTTAAGTATTTATTGCTATTTGTATCTTCTGATACAGATTTCCAAGTACTATCAGTTGTGTCAAAGTACCAAATTTTAGTTGTGTCCTGTAAGTCTACGGTTAAATTAGTATAGAAATATGGTAATTCAAAGTTGCAGATATAGAAAAATTCTACAATTGCCCTTACCAAAGTTAATAAAGGTTTCCAATGACCAGCAGGAATAGAAATGCAGTTTTTTAGAAATTCTTGGCAAAGTTCGGCTAATAAATTTATTACCTCTAAAAAATGACGCAAATAGGCTGCTGTCTGTGATTCAATGGCAATTGGAGGTACATCTTTTCCAATAGACAGTAAATAACCACTAAAGTCTTGTCCATGTGAATGAAGTTTAAGATTAGGTAAGCGGCTCTTGCTTCCTTCACGGAAATGACCAACAAAAGCACGTAAACGAGCTTGAGCGCGAAAACCTTGTCCTACTAATCGAACAAGTTGTTCATTGGCTTTAGATGCTCGACCACTATCATCAAAGGCTTTTAATGTGTGTTCTAATGCAGCTATTGGGGGATACCATTGTTGCAAGTAAGCGATTTCTCGCTTAAAAGTAGCCATTTGAGATTTAATATCTGCAAAGGTTTGTTCTGGATAACGTAGTTGTGGATTAGGTTCAGAGGAATTAATTTTTTCTAAAGCTTCTAATCGATTGCGATTAACTGAATAATCCCTATCTCGTTTAATGCTTCCTTCTCGAATGGTTTGTATTGATTGACGCAGTTCATTTTTACGAATTTCTAAAAGCATTACCCCAATTTCACTGTCTCGATTTTGAAGTTGTGTATAAAGGCTAGCTTCTGTTGGCAAATCGATTTTGTCAGCTTCTAGGGCTGTTAAATTTAATAAACTTACAGCTTGAATTGGTTCGGCAAAAACTCGGTTAGCCCATTCTAACTGCTGAGTAGGTAAATTTGCTGTGCGACCTGTATCTAAATCAAAAAGAAAAACCGCGTCGTTATCAATATTTGCTGTCATAGATTTAACTTCTTAACTTTTGAAAAATTTTAACTTATCCCGCATTATACTCCACTTTGTTTGCTAGGCTGAACTAAACAAAGTCAGAAAACAAGCTTACTTCTGCGCTTGTTGTTATTAGCTCTTGAGTGTTTCTGATAAAATTCTCGCTTCATTTTCAACCAATCAGCAAAATTAATTTAACCATTTACCCATTAAAGATAAAGGACTTGGATTAATGAAAAGATACCCAGCTTATGATCCTCTAGAGTATGTTAATTGGCAAACAAACAAAAATGTGATGCAAGATTATCGTAACACTCTTAAGAAAAACCCTAATCGCAGTAAGCTTATTAGTCAACTAGATATAGCTACTTTGCTGGATATATACCAAGGATTACTGCGTAATCGACTACATGATATTGCCTTAAAACGTTGGGTAAAGCTTGGGGTAATATCTAAGGCTTGGCTAGGTACAGGTGAAGAGGCTGTAACAATTGGAAGTGTACACGCGTTAGATCGGCAAATGTGGAAAGATGGCAATCGTACAGACTTTGTTGCTCCAATGATTCGCAATGCTGGGGCCTGTCATGAAATGGGAATGAGTCTAGTTGATATGTTTCGAGGCTATTTAGCAACGGCAGATTCCCCAACAATGGGCAGAGATCTGCATATTGGTAGCTTGTCAGATGGAGTAATGGCCCCTATTAGCCATGTTGGTGATATTGTTGCTGTATGTGGCGGAGTAGCACTTAATTTTAAGATTCGTAAAGAAAAAAGAGTTGTGCTAACTTGGGTTGGGGATGGTTCAACTAAAACAGGAGTTTTTCATGAAGCAATAAATTTTGCTGCTGTTCAACACTTACCTTTAATAGTCATTATCCAAAATAATCAAGTAGCTCTTGGCACCAAGCTAGAACAGCACCATAAAGGAAATTTCCAGGACTGGCCCGAATGTTATGGGATTGATGGAGAAGTCTTTGACGGTAATAATGTACTAGATACTTACGCTGCAACTAAACTAGCAATAGAAAAAGCACGTGATGGAAAAGGGCCAGTGCTGCTAATTGCTGAAACTTTTCGTATGGGTGGACACGCTACACACGATGAACTAGAGGCAAGAAGAACTTTTTCACCAGAATTATTTAATTATTGGGGAGAGCGTGATCCAATAGGTTGTTATGAAACTTACCTTATTGAATCTGGAAAAAACTTGGCACAAGATAACAAGTCATATAAGGCTAAGGAATTAAAAGAAATTAACAAACAAGTTTTAGCTGAAATAGAGGAAAAAATTATTGTTGAAGTTGATAAGGCTGCTGATGAAGCATTGATAAGCAAAAAAGAATCTCAGCCTGAAGGAGCAAGCACTTTAATAGGGGTTTATGCGTAATCTGGGAAGGATAGACATATTGTCTACATCACAAATAAAAATTCGATATCAAATGCTTAAGTACATTGTAAACTAAGTAATGTAGCAATGTTATATTCTTAACTCTTAAGCCCCAGCGGGGCGACATAACTGTAGCCTAGGGCGCAAGCCCTAGGAAATAATAGTTAAGTTTCTTTAAGCCCTGTAAGGGCGAAAGAGTATTTTAATGTTAAGAAACAACTATGTCGCCCCGTTGGGGCTTTTAGGAATTTCTCGCTATAATACGTAGGGCTTGCGCCCTACGCTACATATCTGTCGCCCGTTGGGGCTTAAGATTAAAGTATCAGAAAATTTAATTTACAGTGTATTAAGTTTAATTTATGAAGGTGCGATTTACACATTTAACAGGTAGCATGAAAGGTTCAGTAGAGGAATTTTCCCTTCCTGTCATCAGGGTTGGACGGGCTTTGTCTAGCGATCTTTTACTACAAGATGAACAAGGATTGCATCGTTTAGCTTCTCGAATGCACGCAGAATTTCGCATGGAAGAAGGACAATTTATTATTTATGACTTAAGTAGCCGAAATGGTACTTTTGTTAATGGTGAACCTATTGACGAAAAAATCTTGCTTGATGGAGATCAAGTTAGCTTTGGGCTAAATGGTATTTCTTTCCAAGTTAGTTTTATTGAATCGCTAGATGAAGAAATTGAATTTTTACGTGCTACACCTATGTTTAAGGATATTTCTACAGAGTTACTACATAGAATTTATAGTAGAGGGCAAATAGAAAGTTA of Blastocatellia bacterium contains these proteins:
- a CDS encoding thiamine pyrophosphate-dependent dehydrogenase E1 component subunit alpha → MKRYPAYDPLEYVNWQTNKNVMQDYRNTLKKNPNRSKLISQLDIATLLDIYQGLLRNRLHDIALKRWVKLGVISKAWLGTGEEAVTIGSVHALDRQMWKDGNRTDFVAPMIRNAGACHEMGMSLVDMFRGYLATADSPTMGRDLHIGSLSDGVMAPISHVGDIVAVCGGVALNFKIRKEKRVVLTWVGDGSTKTGVFHEAINFAAVQHLPLIVIIQNNQVALGTKLEQHHKGNFQDWPECYGIDGEVFDGNNVLDTYAATKLAIEKARDGKGPVLLIAETFRMGGHATHDELEARRTFSPELFNYWGERDPIGCYETYLIESGKNLAQDNKSYKAKELKEINKQVLAEIEEKIIVEVDKAADEALISKKESQPEGASTLIGVYA